The following are encoded together in the Thermus neutrinimicus genome:
- the proB gene encoding glutamate 5-kinase: MRPGLEAKRLVIKVGSAVLAGPGGLEGWVMGEIARQVLALRQEGREVVLVSSGAVAAGMAALGLPRPQDMPTKQALAAIGQPLLMAAWREAFAPTPVAQVLLTAEDLASRERYLNAKATLFALLRLGVVPVINENDTVAFQEIRFGDNDQLSARVAALVEAGLLLLLSDVDALYEDDPKRNPRARPIPEVERVEAVLAHAGEGNPLGSGGMRSKLLAARIAGRVGIPTLLLPGRRPGVVLEALAGASLGTYFHARRRYRGQRAWLYGLLKPRGELVLDAGAVRALKERGASLLPAGIKGVRGRFGRGEAVRLLSEGGEEVGMGLANYAAEEIERIKGHRSTEIEALLGYRYTEEVVHRDHLVLKEEG, from the coding sequence ATGCGGCCGGGACTCGAGGCCAAGCGGCTGGTCATCAAGGTGGGAAGCGCAGTCCTGGCGGGGCCTGGGGGGCTAGAGGGGTGGGTGATGGGGGAGATCGCCCGCCAGGTCCTGGCCCTGCGCCAGGAGGGGCGGGAGGTGGTCCTGGTCTCCTCGGGGGCGGTGGCGGCGGGGATGGCGGCCTTGGGCCTGCCCCGCCCCCAGGACATGCCCACCAAACAGGCCCTAGCCGCCATCGGCCAGCCCCTCCTCATGGCAGCGTGGCGGGAGGCCTTTGCCCCCACCCCGGTGGCCCAGGTGCTCCTTACCGCTGAGGATTTGGCTAGCCGCGAGCGCTACCTGAACGCCAAGGCCACCCTTTTCGCCCTTCTCCGCCTGGGGGTGGTCCCCGTCATCAACGAAAACGACACCGTGGCCTTCCAGGAGATCCGCTTCGGGGACAACGACCAGCTTTCCGCCCGGGTGGCGGCCTTGGTGGAAGCGGGGCTTTTGCTTCTCCTTTCCGATGTGGACGCCCTCTATGAGGACGACCCCAAGAGGAATCCCCGCGCCCGCCCCATCCCAGAGGTGGAGCGGGTGGAGGCGGTGCTGGCCCATGCCGGGGAGGGGAATCCCTTGGGAAGCGGGGGGATGCGCTCCAAGCTCCTTGCGGCCCGCATCGCGGGAAGGGTGGGGATACCCACCCTCCTCCTCCCGGGAAGAAGGCCCGGGGTGGTCCTCGAGGCCCTGGCAGGGGCTTCCTTGGGCACGTACTTCCACGCCAGAAGGCGCTACCGGGGCCAGCGGGCCTGGTTGTACGGCCTCCTTAAACCCAGGGGGGAGCTGGTGCTGGACGCGGGGGCGGTTCGGGCCCTAAAGGAGAGGGGAGCGAGCCTGTTGCCCGCCGGCATCAAGGGGGTGCGGGGGCGGTTTGGCCGGGGGGAGGCGGTGCGTCTCCTAAGCGAGGGGGGGGAGGAGGTGGGGATGGGCCTGGCCAACTACGCCGCCGAGGAGATAGAGCGCATCAAGGGACATAGGAGCACCGAGATCGAGGCCCTTTTGGGCTACCGCTACACCGAGGAGGTGGTCCATCGGGACCACCTGGTCTTGAAGGAGGAAGGATGA
- a CDS encoding glutamate-5-semialdehyde dehydrogenase yields MRGLGASQKGLEETLRRLAEEARARLPEIAKGNRDGALLAMAQLLEEAWPEVLRANREDLEEAARAGLSQAKLDRLALRDKDLKSLTEGLRQIAALPDPLGRIEGLSKRPNGLRVGRMRIPLGLIGFIYEARPGATVEAVSVALKAGNAMLLRGGKEAFRSNQALVSLWHRALREAGLPVEAVSLVPTTQREAILALCRLELLDLLIPRGGEELIRLVQREARVPVLAHAKGVNHLYVDRKADLSMALRLALNGKTQRPAVCNALEAVLVHEGVAETFLPMLERAMREKGVELRACPKALPLLKEAVPAREEEWDEEYLDLILRVKVVSGLEEALEHIARHGSRHTEAICTEDPHAAWRFLEEVDASLVLWNASTRFNDGFQLGLGAEIGISTSKLHAFGPMGPMELTTTKWVALGEGQERE; encoded by the coding sequence ATGAGGGGGTTGGGTGCTTCCCAAAAGGGGCTGGAGGAAACCCTGAGGAGGCTGGCGGAGGAGGCCCGGGCCCGGCTTCCGGAGATCGCCAAGGGAAACCGGGACGGGGCCCTTCTCGCCATGGCTCAGCTTCTGGAAGAGGCCTGGCCGGAGGTGCTAAGGGCTAACCGGGAGGACCTGGAGGAGGCCGCAAGGGCGGGCCTATCCCAGGCCAAGCTGGACCGGTTGGCCCTCAGGGACAAGGACCTGAAAAGCCTCACGGAGGGCCTACGTCAGATCGCCGCCCTCCCCGATCCCTTGGGGAGGATTGAGGGGCTTAGCAAGAGGCCAAACGGCCTCAGGGTGGGAAGGATGCGCATCCCCTTGGGCCTCATCGGTTTCATCTACGAGGCCCGGCCAGGGGCCACGGTGGAGGCGGTTTCCGTAGCCCTGAAGGCGGGAAACGCCATGCTCCTACGGGGGGGGAAGGAGGCCTTCCGCTCCAACCAGGCTTTGGTTTCCCTATGGCATAGGGCCTTGAGGGAGGCTGGGCTTCCCGTGGAGGCGGTGAGCCTGGTGCCCACCACCCAGCGGGAGGCCATCCTGGCCCTGTGCCGCCTGGAGCTGTTGGACCTCCTCATCCCCCGGGGCGGGGAGGAGCTCATCCGCCTGGTGCAAAGGGAGGCCCGGGTGCCGGTTTTGGCCCACGCCAAGGGGGTGAACCACCTCTACGTGGACCGGAAGGCAGACCTTTCCATGGCCCTCCGCCTGGCCCTAAACGGCAAGACCCAGCGGCCTGCGGTGTGCAACGCCCTCGAGGCCGTCCTGGTCCACGAGGGAGTGGCAGAAACCTTCCTCCCCATGCTGGAAAGGGCCATGCGGGAAAAGGGGGTGGAGCTTCGGGCCTGCCCTAAGGCCCTTCCCCTCCTCAAGGAGGCGGTGCCCGCCCGGGAGGAGGAGTGGGACGAGGAGTACCTGGACCTGATCCTCAGGGTGAAGGTGGTCTCTGGCCTGGAGGAAGCCCTGGAGCACATCGCCCGCCACGGTTCCCGCCACACGGAGGCCATCTGCACCGAGGACCCCCATGCCGCCTGGCGGTTTTTGGAGGAGGTGGACGCCAGCCTGGTCCTATGGAATGCCTCCACCCGTTTCAACGATGGCTTCCAGCTGGGCCTGGGGGCGGAGATCGGCATCAGCACCTCCAAGCTCCACGCCTTTGGCCCCATGGGGCCCATGGAGCTCACCACCACCAAGTGGGTGGCCCTGGGGGAGGGGCAGGAACGGGAGTAG
- a CDS encoding YhjD/YihY/BrkB family envelope integrity protein, with amino-acid sequence MLQKIFRLYTQAHVPFFAAALAYYALLSLMPLLFLLVGVFGLFLSGSEALREGFLGGVRALAEGLFPARPELAQDLLRFLTRGAFPLTLASTFFLLWSGSNFFAALSYALGLIFGRPPGFRHRLLGLLMPVLLGLALILLALLGLALGFLLRFLPPEWRGALGPLEAFLPLLLAFSLFLLTYAFFHGLKGFRPLVPLSVGAGVASLLFEGVRLGLPRLLPRSQYELLYGPLAGFVLALLGLYLVLWVFLLGAVVAKAVAD; translated from the coding sequence GTGTTGCAGAAGATTTTCCGCCTGTACACCCAGGCCCACGTGCCCTTCTTCGCGGCCGCTTTGGCCTACTACGCCCTCCTTTCCCTCATGCCCCTTCTCTTTCTCCTGGTGGGGGTCTTCGGGCTTTTCCTCTCGGGGAGCGAGGCCCTAAGGGAGGGTTTTTTGGGGGGCGTAAGGGCCTTGGCCGAGGGCCTTTTCCCGGCCCGCCCTGAGCTGGCCCAGGACCTCTTGCGCTTCCTCACCCGGGGAGCCTTTCCCCTCACCCTGGCGAGCACCTTCTTCCTTCTTTGGTCCGGAAGCAACTTCTTCGCCGCCCTGAGCTACGCCCTGGGGCTTATCTTTGGCCGCCCCCCGGGCTTTCGCCACCGCCTTTTGGGCCTCCTCATGCCGGTCCTTCTGGGCCTTGCCCTCATTCTCCTCGCCCTTTTGGGTCTGGCCCTGGGGTTCCTTCTCCGCTTCCTCCCCCCGGAGTGGCGGGGGGCCTTGGGGCCCCTGGAGGCCTTTTTGCCCCTCCTCCTGGCCTTCTCCCTCTTCCTCCTCACCTACGCCTTTTTTCACGGCCTCAAGGGGTTTCGCCCCCTGGTGCCCTTGAGCGTGGGAGCGGGGGTGGCCTCCCTCCTCTTTGAGGGGGTGCGGCTTGGACTCCCCAGGCTTCTTCCCCGCTCCCAGTACGAGCTCCTCTACGGGCCCTTGGCGGGGTTTGTCCTGGCCCTCCTTGGCCTTTACCTGGTGCTTTGGGTCTTCCTGTTGGGAGCGGTGGTGGCGAAGGCGGTGGCGGATTAG
- the leuS gene encoding leucine--tRNA ligase: MEKYNPHAIEPKWQRFWKEKGFMKAKEAPGKKGKQYVLVMFPYPSGDLHMGHLKNYTMGDVLARFRKVQGYEVLHPMGWDAFGLPAENAALKFGLHPRDWTYANIRQAKESLELMGILYDWDREVTTCEPDYYRFNQWIFLKMWEKGLAYRAKGLVNWCPKCQTVLANEQVVEGRCWRHEDTPVEKRELEQWYLRITAYAERLLEDLEGLDWPEKVKAMQRAWIGRSEGAEIKFPVEGEEEAITVFTTRPDTLFGATFMVLAPEHPLTLRLASPERRAEVEAYVEAAKRKTEIERQAEGREKTGVFLGAYATNPATGEKIPIWTADYVLYGYGTGAIMGVPGHDGRDFEFAVKFGLPIRKVIERPGEPLPEPLEAAYEEPGIMVNSGPFDGIPSEEGKKRVVAWLEEKGLGKARVTYRLRDWLISRQRYWGTPIPMVHCQACGVVPVPEEELPVLLPDLKDIEDIRPKGKSPLEAHPEFYETTCPKCGGPAKRDTDTMDTFFDSSWYYLRYTDPKNERLPFDPAKADFWMPVDQYIGGVEHAVLHLLYSRFFTKFLHDLGMVKVEEPFQGLFTQGMVLAWTDFGPVEVEGERVRLPEPTRIRLEIPEKELSLEEVRKMGAELRPHEDGTLHFWKPAVMSKSKGNGVMVGPFVKEEGADIARITILFAAPPENEMVWTEEGVQGAWRFLNRIWRRVAEDREALKATSGQFAAEALEGPDRELYGKLHATLKKVTEDLEALRFNTAIAALMELLNTLYDYRKARPVTPVYRTAIRYYLQMLFPFAPHIAEELWHWFWPDSLFEAGWPELDEKALERDVVEVAVQVNGRVRGTIQIPKDAPLEVARAEALRVKNVQAHVEGKTIVKEIYVPGKILNLVVRG; this comes from the coding sequence ATGGAGAAGTACAACCCCCACGCCATAGAGCCCAAGTGGCAACGTTTCTGGAAGGAAAAGGGCTTCATGAAGGCCAAGGAGGCCCCGGGGAAGAAGGGGAAGCAGTACGTGCTGGTCATGTTTCCTTACCCCTCGGGGGATTTGCACATGGGCCACCTGAAGAACTACACCATGGGGGATGTCCTGGCCCGCTTCCGCAAGGTACAAGGGTACGAGGTCCTCCACCCCATGGGCTGGGACGCCTTTGGCCTGCCCGCGGAAAACGCCGCCCTTAAGTTCGGCCTCCACCCCCGGGACTGGACCTATGCCAACATCCGCCAGGCCAAGGAGAGCCTCGAGCTCATGGGCATCCTCTACGACTGGGACCGGGAGGTGACCACCTGCGAGCCCGACTACTACCGCTTCAACCAGTGGATCTTCCTGAAGATGTGGGAGAAAGGCCTGGCCTACCGGGCCAAGGGCCTGGTGAACTGGTGCCCCAAGTGCCAGACGGTGTTGGCCAACGAACAGGTGGTGGAGGGCCGGTGCTGGCGGCACGAGGACACCCCGGTGGAGAAGCGGGAGCTGGAGCAGTGGTACCTGCGCATCACCGCCTATGCGGAAAGGCTTCTTGAGGACCTCGAGGGCCTGGACTGGCCGGAGAAGGTGAAGGCCATGCAACGGGCCTGGATCGGCCGGTCGGAGGGGGCGGAGATAAAGTTCCCTGTGGAGGGCGAGGAGGAGGCCATCACCGTCTTCACCACCCGGCCCGATACCCTTTTCGGGGCCACCTTCATGGTCCTGGCCCCGGAGCACCCCCTCACCCTAAGGCTCGCCTCCCCCGAGCGGCGGGCCGAGGTGGAGGCCTACGTGGAGGCTGCCAAGCGCAAGACGGAGATCGAGCGCCAGGCGGAGGGGCGGGAGAAGACGGGGGTCTTCCTGGGGGCCTACGCCACGAACCCCGCCACCGGGGAGAAAATCCCCATCTGGACCGCGGATTACGTGCTCTATGGCTACGGCACCGGGGCCATCATGGGGGTGCCCGGGCACGACGGGCGGGACTTTGAGTTCGCCGTGAAGTTCGGCCTTCCCATAAGGAAGGTGATCGAACGCCCAGGTGAGCCCTTGCCCGAGCCCCTGGAGGCGGCCTACGAGGAGCCTGGCATCATGGTTAACTCCGGGCCCTTTGACGGCATCCCCAGCGAGGAGGGCAAAAAGAGGGTGGTGGCCTGGCTGGAGGAAAAGGGTCTGGGCAAGGCCCGGGTCACCTATCGGCTCAGGGACTGGCTCATCAGCCGCCAGCGCTACTGGGGCACCCCCATTCCCATGGTCCACTGCCAGGCCTGCGGGGTGGTGCCGGTTCCCGAGGAGGAGCTTCCCGTCCTCCTCCCCGACCTCAAGGACATAGAGGACATCCGGCCCAAGGGGAAAAGCCCCCTGGAGGCCCACCCCGAGTTTTACGAGACCACCTGCCCCAAGTGCGGCGGCCCCGCCAAGCGGGACACGGACACCATGGACACCTTCTTCGACTCCAGCTGGTACTACCTGCGCTACACCGACCCCAAAAACGAGAGGCTTCCCTTTGACCCCGCGAAGGCGGACTTCTGGATGCCCGTGGACCAGTACATCGGCGGGGTGGAGCATGCCGTGCTTCACCTCCTCTACAGCCGCTTCTTCACCAAGTTCCTCCACGACCTGGGGATGGTGAAGGTGGAGGAGCCCTTCCAGGGGCTTTTCACCCAGGGTATGGTCCTGGCCTGGACGGACTTCGGCCCCGTGGAGGTGGAGGGGGAGAGGGTGCGCCTGCCCGAGCCCACCCGCATCCGCCTGGAGATCCCCGAGAAGGAGCTCTCCCTGGAGGAGGTGCGGAAGATGGGGGCGGAGCTCAGGCCCCACGAGGACGGCACCCTTCACTTCTGGAAGCCCGCGGTGATGAGCAAGTCCAAGGGCAACGGGGTCATGGTGGGGCCCTTTGTGAAGGAGGAGGGGGCGGATATCGCCCGCATCACCATCCTCTTCGCCGCACCCCCCGAAAACGAGATGGTCTGGACCGAGGAGGGGGTGCAGGGGGCCTGGCGCTTCCTGAACCGCATATGGCGCCGGGTGGCGGAGGACCGGGAGGCCCTAAAGGCCACCTCGGGCCAGTTTGCCGCCGAGGCCCTGGAGGGCCCGGACAGGGAGCTTTACGGGAAGCTCCACGCCACCCTTAAGAAGGTCACGGAGGACCTCGAGGCCCTGCGCTTCAACACCGCCATCGCCGCCCTCATGGAGCTCTTGAACACCCTCTACGACTACCGCAAGGCGCGGCCCGTGACCCCCGTTTACCGCACCGCCATCCGCTACTACCTGCAGATGCTCTTCCCTTTCGCCCCCCACATCGCCGAGGAGCTTTGGCATTGGTTCTGGCCGGATAGCCTTTTTGAGGCGGGCTGGCCGGAGCTGGACGAAAAGGCCCTGGAAAGGGATGTGGTGGAGGTGGCGGTGCAGGTGAACGGGAGGGTGCGGGGAACCATCCAGATCCCCAAGGACGCCCCCCTGGAGGTGGCCAGGGCCGAGGCCCTCAGGGTGAAAAACGTCCAGGCCCATGTGGAGGGCAAGACGATCGTGAAGGAAATCTACGTCCCCGGCAAGATCCTCAACCTGGTAGTGCGGGGATAG
- a CDS encoding Clp1/GlmU family protein gives MLLLAGPTDTGKTTLALRLLEKAGEAYLLDLDPGQGALPGAFTLFRYREGTLSPLRRHLLGALSPRGMEAQAVVGALRLARLIPRGSPTVADTDGYLDPGFRLLQIEALVPAEVLVLGWEELYQALSWRKDLRARLASPPPGTRRKTLAERRKNRLERLFAHFQGARLRPLPLGRLPAYPMEPAEPHRLYGLLDGEGFLLGYGRLLAWAGDEGLFLTPVAGEVAKVVPTRILLPIPALPG, from the coding sequence ATGCTCCTCCTGGCTGGCCCCACGGATACCGGCAAGACCACCCTGGCCCTAAGGCTTTTGGAAAAGGCGGGGGAAGCCTACCTCCTGGACCTGGACCCGGGACAGGGGGCCCTGCCCGGGGCCTTCACCCTTTTCCGCTACCGGGAAGGAACCCTCTCCCCCCTGCGCCGCCACCTTCTGGGAGCCTTATCCCCTAGGGGGATGGAGGCGCAGGCGGTGGTGGGGGCCCTGCGCCTAGCCCGCCTCATCCCCAGAGGAAGCCCCACCGTGGCCGACACGGATGGCTACCTGGACCCCGGGTTCCGGCTCTTGCAGATAGAGGCCCTGGTGCCCGCCGAGGTGCTGGTCCTGGGGTGGGAGGAGCTTTACCAGGCCCTATCCTGGCGGAAGGACCTCAGGGCGCGCCTGGCCTCGCCCCCTCCTGGGACTCGCAGGAAAACCCTGGCGGAGAGGCGGAAGAACCGGTTGGAAAGGCTTTTTGCCCACTTCCAAGGGGCCAGGCTCCGCCCCCTTCCCCTCGGCCGCCTGCCCGCATACCCCATGGAGCCCGCCGAGCCCCACCGGCTTTACGGCCTTTTGGACGGGGAGGGGTTCCTCCTGGGTTACGGGCGGCTTTTGGCCTGGGCAGGGGACGAGGGGCTTTTCCTCACCCCCGTGGCGGGGGAGGTGGCCAAGGTGGTCCCCACCCGGATTCTCCTCCCTATCCCCGCACTACCAGGTTGA
- a CDS encoding acyl-CoA dehydrogenase family protein has product MGLWFEESQEERAVLGPFREFLKAEVAPGAGERDRTGAFPFELIRKLAQFGVFGATVPEAYGGAGLKSRLFARMVEEIAYHDGALALTVASHNSLATGHILLAGNERQKETFLPRLASGEALGAWGLTEPGSGSDAAALKTRAEPVAGGYVLNGTKQFITQGSVAGVYVIVARTDPAPSPERKHLGISAFAFFRPEKGLRIGRKEEKLGLNASDTAQLVLEDLFVPEEGLLGERGKGFYDVLKVLDGGRIGIAAMAVGLGRAALDYALRYAKQREAFGRPIAEYQGVSFKLAEAATELEAARLLYLKAAELKDAGRPYTLEAAQAKLFASEVAVRACDEAIQVLGGYGYVKDYPVERYWRDARLTRIGEGTSEILKLIIARRLLESV; this is encoded by the coding sequence ATGGGGCTATGGTTTGAGGAAAGCCAGGAGGAGCGGGCGGTCTTGGGGCCCTTCCGCGAGTTTCTCAAGGCGGAGGTGGCCCCAGGGGCAGGGGAGCGGGACCGCACGGGGGCCTTTCCCTTTGAGCTCATCAGGAAGCTCGCCCAGTTCGGGGTCTTCGGGGCCACGGTGCCCGAGGCCTATGGAGGGGCGGGGCTTAAAAGCCGGCTTTTCGCCCGCATGGTGGAGGAGATCGCCTATCACGATGGGGCCTTGGCCCTCACCGTGGCCAGCCACAACTCCCTGGCCACGGGGCACATCCTCCTGGCGGGGAACGAAAGGCAGAAGGAGACCTTCCTGCCCAGGCTGGCCTCGGGGGAGGCCCTGGGGGCCTGGGGGCTCACGGAGCCGGGTTCGGGCTCGGATGCCGCCGCCCTTAAGACCCGGGCCGAGCCGGTGGCGGGGGGATATGTGCTGAACGGCACCAAGCAGTTCATCACCCAGGGGAGCGTGGCCGGGGTCTACGTGATCGTGGCCCGCACCGACCCCGCCCCGAGCCCGGAAAGGAAGCACCTGGGCATCTCCGCCTTCGCCTTCTTCCGTCCGGAAAAGGGCCTTCGCATTGGCCGCAAGGAGGAGAAGCTGGGCCTGAACGCCTCGGATACCGCCCAGCTGGTCCTCGAGGACCTCTTCGTGCCCGAGGAGGGCCTTTTGGGGGAGAGGGGCAAGGGGTTTTACGACGTGCTCAAGGTGCTGGATGGGGGCAGGATCGGCATCGCCGCCATGGCGGTGGGCCTGGGAAGGGCGGCCTTGGACTACGCCCTCCGCTACGCCAAGCAAAGGGAGGCCTTCGGCAGGCCCATCGCCGAGTACCAGGGGGTTTCCTTCAAGCTGGCGGAGGCGGCCACGGAGCTGGAGGCGGCCAGGCTCCTTTACCTGAAGGCGGCGGAGCTCAAGGACGCGGGAAGGCCCTATACCCTCGAGGCCGCCCAAGCCAAGCTCTTCGCCAGCGAGGTGGCGGTGAGGGCCTGCGACGAGGCCATCCAGGTCCTGGGGGGGTATGGGTATGTCAAGGATTACCCCGTGGAGCGCTACTGGCGCGACGCCCGCCTGACCCGCATCGGGGAGGGGACCAGCGAGATCCTGAAGCTCATCATTGCCCGGCGCCTTCTAGAGTCGGTGTGA